The following proteins are co-located in the Eptesicus fuscus isolate TK198812 chromosome 9, DD_ASM_mEF_20220401, whole genome shotgun sequence genome:
- the NBL1 gene encoding neuroblastoma suppressor of tumorigenicity 1 — protein MLRVLVGAVLPAMLLAAPPPINKLALFPDKSAWCEAKNITQIVGHSGCEAKSIQNRACLGQCFSYSVPNTFPQSTESLVHCDSCMPAQSMWEIVTLECPGHEEVPRVDKLVEKILHCSCQACGKEPSHEGLSVYVQGEDGPGSQPGTHPHPHPHLHPGGQTPEPEEPPGAPHTEEEGAED, from the exons ATGCTTCGGGTTCTGGTGGGGGCTGTCCTCCCCGCCATGCTGCTGGCCGCGCCCCCGCCCATCAACAAGCTGGCGCTGTTTCCGGACAAGAGTGCCTGGTGCGAGGCCAAGAACATCACCCAGATCGTGGGCCACAGCGGCTGTGAGGCCAAGTCCATCCAGAACAG AGCGTGCCTGGGACAGTGCTTCAGCTACAGTGTTCCCAACACCTTCCCGCAGTCTACAGAGTCCCTGGTGCACTGCGACTCCTGCATGCCGGCCCAGTCCATGTGGGAGATT GTCACGCTGGAGTGCCCCGGCCACGAGGAGGTGCCCAGGGTGGACAAGCTGGTGGAGAAGATCCTGCACTGCAGCTGCCAGGCGTGTGGCAAGGAGCCGAGTCACGAGGGGCTGAGTGTCTACGTGCAGGGCGAGGACGGCCCGGGCTCCCAGCCCggcacccatccccacccccatcctcacctCCACCCGGGTGGGCAGACCCCTGAGCCCGAGGAGCCCCCGGGGGCCCCCCACACCGAGGAGGAGGGGGCTGAGGACTGA